The following are encoded in a window of Anopheles stephensi strain Indian chromosome X, UCI_ANSTEP_V1.0, whole genome shotgun sequence genomic DNA:
- the LOC118506738 gene encoding NCK-interacting protein with SH3 domain, whose protein sequence is MVDSMSQDVESFEMLKALYDFTAVYPKTISFDEGEYFILHQTSARQRNWWQVVSMKGNIGFVPSNYVMKLKVNPLFLNGFLESSIESLRLSTEKEINGIIGREELISRLVEKKRMLEKMLKYELSDSESEPPSPIKMSNGHIKQHDGSSGYSGDRNAQLKNGPQRQSPPAPSDHQHQSTAGVQTAKKSKSSPAVAQAAVPPQFIQESPSTGILATKHSQPDEPQTPVATSSSAQEPSSTLSELSSVSSEQTEPTSNNTATTGTLTTTSDEITAISRIDDRAQPGEEPASSSVPTEAENQTDHELNELETTNNDDVTESENEPQPCSVKEPHGGPAADGDESGAMNGMDGGAGVPPPGDDGTLASDTEREAGSGAECGESSVATGEEVEPAEDLAKQPPAKVEASEVYQIVDAIRKSTNLSHELSCVALRVVLSELEVLLPPAVVRHLEPVAVHLAAPFDVSDALLGKTHDAHRLRLIFAELSDCKNDAEQRTWMLHEDEADISQYLTELIRILTDADPKICRSEMACDQYQSIINLVLYYQMETRWSIRKLLLAAFRAMCHLDYTTVDILLGSVLPLELVQDMVSNPRNIEKLQELANMLIIIFSIGRRMPINQQDHLRADFIIFLLNIIETPPENDVQEMLPDIMINLILSFNLQFENFAENVVLEAMEQFKTAKTFTEKILLLINREEDPVHTLKHTPMNINPVLKMLVDLFSRPETASIFYTNDNKVLIDILVRQLSDLSAGEPIRKWYLELCRKILRNTNYPEHQHRKQDLMKIFTRIFCEETECSASDQQIVREIANEFPQIFKA, encoded by the exons ATGGTAGACAGTATGTCGCAGGATGTTG AGTCCTTTGAGATGCTTAAAGCACTGTACGACTTCACCGCCGTTTATCCGAAGACGATCAGCTTCGACGAGGGCGAATACTTTATACTGCATCAAACGAGCGCCCGCCAACGGAACTGGTGGCAGGTCGTCAGCATGAAGGGTAACATCGGTTTCGTCCCGTCCAACTACGTGATGAAGCTAAAG GTGAATCCACTCTTTCTAAATGGTTTCCTGGAATCAAGCATAGAATCATTGCGCCTTTCGACGGAGAAGGAAATAAATGGCATCATTGGCCGGGAGGAGCTGATCAGCCGGTTGGTCGAGAAAAAGCGGATGCTGGAAAAAATGCTAAAA TATGAACTGTCGGATAGTGAGTCCGAACCGCCCTCACCGATCAAAATGAGCAACGGGCACATCAAACAGCACGATGGTTCCAGCGGTTACAGTGGAG ATCGGAATGCCCAGCTGAAGAATGGTCCACAGCGCCAGTCACCACCCGCCCCATCCGATCATCAGCACCAATCAACAGCGGGCGTACAGACGGCCAAAAAATCAAAGTCTAGCCCTGCGGTCGCCCAGGCCGCCGTGCCACCGCAATTCATCCAGGAAAGTCCCAGCACGGGCATACTGGCGACCAAGCATTCCCAGCCAGATGAACCCCAGACGCCGGTTGCCACCAGCAGTTCTGCCCAGGAACCGAGCAGCACCCTGTCGGAGCTGTCCTCCGTGTCGTCCGAGCAGACGGAACCGACGAGCAACAATACTGCCACGACCGGTACGCTTACCACGACGAGCGATGAGATAACGGCCATCTCGCGGATCGATGACCGGGCCCAGCCGGGCGAAGAGCCGGCATCCTCGTCCGTGCCAACCGAGGCCGAAAATCAAACCGATCACGAGCTGAACGAGTTGGAAACGACCAACAACGATGATGTGACGGAAAGCGAAAATGAACCGCAACCGTGCTCGGTCAAGGAACCGCACGGTGGCCCCGCTGCCGATGGCGATGAAAGCGGTGCGATGAATGGGATGGATGGGGGTGCCGGCGTGCCACCGCCGGGTGATGACGGTACGTTGGCAAGCGATACGGAGCGTGAAGCAGGCTCGGGAGCCGAGTGTGGGGAAAGTAGTGTAGCGACGGGGGAGGAGGTAGAGCCGGCGGAAGATCTCGCCAAACAGCCGCCGGCAAAGGTGGAAGCGTCGGAGGTGTATCAGATCGTGGACGCCATACGGAAGAGTACGAACCTTAGCCACGAACTGTCGTGCGTCGCGTTGCGTGTGGTGTTGAGCGAGCTGGAGGTGCTGCTACCGCCGGCCGTTGTGCGCCATCTCGAACCGGTTGCGGTCCATCTGGCGGCACCGTTCGATGTGTCCGATGCGCTGCTGGGCAAAACGCACGACGCTCACCGGTTGCGATTGATCTTTGCCGAACTGTCCGACTGCAAGAACGATGCGGAGCAGCGCACCTGGATGCTGCACGAGGATGAGGCCGACATTAGCCAGTACTTGACCGAGCTGATCCGCATTCTTACCGATGCGGATCCGAAGATCTGTCGCAGTGAGATGGCGTGCGATCAGTACCAGAGCATCATCAATCTCGTGCTGTACTACCAGATGGAAACGCGCTGGTCCATTcggaagctgctgctggcagcGTTTAGGGCCATGTGCCATCTGGACTACACGACGGTGGACATTCTGCTTGGGTCGGTATTGCCACTCGAGCTGGTGCAGGATATGGTGTCGAATCCGCGCAATATCGAGAAGCTGCAGGAGCTGGCCAATATGCTTATCATCATCTTTTCGATCGGCCGCCGAATGCCAATCAATCAACAAG ATCATTTGCGCGCCGATTTCATCATCTTTCTGCTAAATATAATCGAAACACCGCCAGAAAACGACGTCCAGGAGATGCTGCCCGACATCATGATCAACCTGATACTGTCGTTTAACCTTCAGTTTGAAAACTTCGCCGAAAACGTTGTGCTTGAAGCGATGGAACAGTTCAAGACGGCCAAAACGTTCACCGAAAAGATATTGCTTTTGATAAATCGTGAAG AGGATCCGGTACACACCTTAAAGCATACGCCGATGAACATTAATCCGGTGCTGAAAATGCTTGTCGATCTGTTTAGCCGACCGGAGACGGCATCCATTTTCTACACGAACGATAACAAGGTGCTGATTGACATTTTGGTACGGCAGCTGTCCGATCTGTCTGCAGGCGAACCG ATTCGTAAATGGTACCTCGAGCTGTGCAGAAAGATCCTGCGCAACACCAACTACCCGGAACACCAGCACCGGAAGCAGGATCTGATGAAGATCTTCACCCGCATCTTCTGCGAAGAGACAGAGTGCAGTGCCAGCGATCAGCAGATCGTGCGCGAAATAGCTAACGAATTTCCACAAATTTTCAAAGCATGA